From Solanum lycopersicum chromosome 8, SLM_r2.1, the proteins below share one genomic window:
- the LOC101264237 gene encoding aspartyl protease family protein At5g10770: protein MKGLFVKYPNTIIVSPMATRSVLFSSSFLLILLSFSLEKSNALEGRKTIESNFHTIQLTSILPSSSCKPSSKGKRGGASLEVINKHGPCSQLNKKGEKGPTLTEMLAHDQARVDSIQTRIAAQNFNLFRKTEKTSKKYRAKDSKTTLPAQPGIALSTGNYIVTVGIGTPKKDLTLIFDTGSDLTWTQCEPCFKTCFPQQQPIFNPSSSSTYSNISCSSTACSGLKSATGNSPVCSSSTCVYGIQYGDSSFSIGFFAKDRLTLSATDVFDGFMFGCGQDNKGLFGKTAGLIGLGRDPLSIVSQTSAKFGKYFSYCLPTRRGSNGHLSFGKNGAKSNLQFTPFASSQGTSFYFIDVLGISVGGKSLAISPMVFKNAGTIIDSGTVITRLPSTAYSNLRATFREFMSKYPRAPDLSLLDTCYDLSNYTTISIPKISFNFNGNTKMDIVPNGIFIVNGASQVCLAFAGNGDDDSIGIFGNTQQQTMEIVYDVAGEKLGFGYGGCT, encoded by the exons ATGAAAGGGCTTTTTGTCAAATATCCAAATACTATTATTGTTTCACCAATGGCCACTAGAAGTGTTttgttctcttcttcttttcttctcattttgctTTCATTCTCTTTGGAGAAAAGCAATGCTTTGGAAGGAAGAAAAACAATTGAATCCAATTTCCACACTATCCAACTTACCTctattcttccttcttcttcttgcaAGCCTTCTAGCAAAG gtAAAAGAGGAGGGGCATCATTGGAGGTCATCAACAAACATGGGCCATGTTCTCAACTCAACAAAAAGGGTGAAAAAGGCCCAACTTTAACAGAAATGTTGGCCCATGATCAGGCCCGAGTGGATTCAATCCAAACCCGAATCGCAGCCCAAAACTTCAACCTCTTCCGAAAGACCGAAAAAACCTCCAAAAAGTACAGAGCAAAAGACTCGAAAACCACTCTCCCGGCGCAACCAGGCATCGCTCTCAGCACCGGAAACTACATCGTCACCGTCGGAATCGGAACTCCGAAGAAGGATCTCACACTCATCTTCGATACCGGCAGTGACCTTACATGGACTCAATGCGAACCCTGTTTCAAAACATGTTTTCCTCAACAACAACCAATTTTCAACCCATCGTCTTCTTCAACTTACTCCAACATTTCCTGCAGTTCCACAGCTTGTTCTGGGCTTAAATCAGCTACCGGTAATAGTCCTGTTTGTTCTTCATCTACCTGCGTTTACGGTATCCAGTATGGTGATTCATCGTTCTCTATTGGGTTTTTCGCGAAGGATAGGCTAACTTTATCAGCAACAGATGTGTTTGATGGATTTATGTTCGGTTGTGGGCAAGATAACAAAGGATTATTCGGGAAAACCGCCGGATTAATCGGTTTAGGCCGTGATCCTCTTTCTATTGTGTCACAAACATCTGCGAAATTCGGGAAATACTTCTCTTACTGTCTTCCTACCAGAAGAGGATCTAATGGTCATTTAAGTTTCGGCAAAAATGGAGCAAAATCGAACCTCCAGTTCACACCATTCGCTTCATCACAAGGAACATCGTTTTACTTCATTGATGTTTTAGGTATTTCTGTAGGTGGAAAATCGTTAGCGATCAGTCCAATGGTGTTTAAGAACGCCGGAACAATCATTGATTCCGGTACTGTGATTACCCGTTTACCTTCTACGGCTTACTCTAATCTTCGAGCAACTTTCCGGGAGTTCATGAGCAAGTATCCCAGAGCACCAGATCTATCTTTGCTTGATACTTGTTATGATTTAAGCAATTACACTACCATTAGTATTCCAAAAATCAGCTTCAACTTCAATGGGAATACGAAGATGGACATAGTTCCAAATGGTATTTTCATCGTAAACGGTGCATCTCAGGTTTGCTTGGCTTTCGCTGGAAATGGAGATGATGATAGTATTGGGATTTTTGGGAATACACAACAGCAGACAATGGAGATTGTATATGATGTTGCTGGTGAGAAATTAGGGTTTGGTTATGGTGGATGTACTTGA